The Lineus longissimus chromosome 2, tnLinLong1.2, whole genome shotgun sequence genome window below encodes:
- the LOC135503620 gene encoding uncharacterized protein LOC135503620 isoform X2, with amino-acid sequence MSEDPRFVLNSLEEWEHPFLSSRAGFEEFVELFPRKYRDHPEIRVYYKALMKRFAVFTEDVKENIETTCQKKTGEDEDSEAQTEHEKAVILLEHIKQHLSEELSDLKNENKKMRQTLDCMTPDVLINFNKELSPAQTAFQAIENKIIPQL; translated from the exons ATGTCAGAAGATCCAAGATTCGTATTGAATTCCTTGGAAGAATGGGAGCACCCATTTCTTTCCAGTCGTGCAGGGTTCGAAGAGTTTGTAGAGCTTTTTCCGAGGAAATATAG ggACCACCCAGAAATCAGGGTTTACTACAAAGCATTGATGAAAAGGTTTGCAGTGTTCACAGAAGACGTGAAGGAAAACATTGAAACCACTTGTCAGAAGAAAACTGGGGAG GATGAAGATTCTGAAGCACAAACAGAACATGAGAAAGCAGTCATACTTCTTGAACATATTAAACAGCATTTGTCGGAG GAACTGTCCGATTTGAAGAATGAAAACAAGAAGATGAGACAAACCTTAGACTG CATGACTCCTGATGTccttataaatttcaacaaagaGTTAAGTCCGGCACAAACCGCTTTTCAG GCTATTGAAAACAAGATAATTCCACAATTGTGA
- the LOC135503620 gene encoding uncharacterized protein LOC135503620 isoform X1, producing MSEDPRFVLNSLEEWEHPFLSSRAGFEEFVELFPRKYRDHPEIRVYYKALMKRFAVFTEDVKENIETTCQKKTGEDEDSEAQTEHEKAVILLEHIKQHLSEELSDLKNENKKMRQTLDCMTPDVLINFNKELSPAQTAFQNTKQELSSGCEKL from the exons ATGTCAGAAGATCCAAGATTCGTATTGAATTCCTTGGAAGAATGGGAGCACCCATTTCTTTCCAGTCGTGCAGGGTTCGAAGAGTTTGTAGAGCTTTTTCCGAGGAAATATAG ggACCACCCAGAAATCAGGGTTTACTACAAAGCATTGATGAAAAGGTTTGCAGTGTTCACAGAAGACGTGAAGGAAAACATTGAAACCACTTGTCAGAAGAAAACTGGGGAG GATGAAGATTCTGAAGCACAAACAGAACATGAGAAAGCAGTCATACTTCTTGAACATATTAAACAGCATTTGTCGGAG GAACTGTCCGATTTGAAGAATGAAAACAAGAAGATGAGACAAACCTTAGACTG CATGACTCCTGATGTccttataaatttcaacaaagaGTTAAGTCCGGCACAAACCGCTTTTCAG AACACAAAACAAGAGCTATCCAGTGGGTGTGAAAAACTATAA
- the LOC135503604 gene encoding protein ABHD8-like: MPCGFGSNINRIAPEPGPFEGYELVEIRPKRKLRILHLNESPREEKWIQESEKHARIRQFFEKAGSIDRHVFEGKEGMSTPTSTKSKMQNNVESSRENFAKAKENGAPRTMQDYVLNERDAIGSSEIKASFPGETSDCKEGRSSSTSQEFRNSPSNVSNKSDHSHDFLPQSLGKHVRLRLDVQSEDRTGSSCGGQIIPNENTVIFFFHGVGGSSDMWRAQLDYFSGLGYEVVVPDLVGHGLSMAPDEPGAYEFKEIMWDLVAVFDRYFKKQNVIIGHSYGSCFATVVSRMRPRRVSKLVLISGGGPTPLAPQPGIFSLPVCMLECIKPFLVCSFRRNAFTAKNRNQITGEQAFDIPTYVFRYIMRGQDWLDGDEVFHRLLNVATLLVYGAKDQLVSLEDEQDMEKCIAGSKLEVVEDASHMVMIESPDKVNSLIHNFLLEDITVENYQLVMHSQPIVSARTRKSLPDLGSTVEPPLADTSLLRTTSLLRTLVLVPNWLLPFNLTSLIRTPLF; this comes from the exons ATGCCATGCGGCTTTGGAAGCAACATAAATCGCATCGCTCCTGAGCCTGGTCCATTCGAAGGGTATGAGCTTGTAGAAATCCGTCCAAAAAGAAAGCTGCGTATCCTTCATCTGAACGAATCTCCACGGGAAGAAAAGTGGATCCAGGAAAGTGAGAAGCATGCTCGAATTCGACAGTTTTTTGAAAAGGCAGGAAGTATTGATCGACATGTCTTCGAAGGGAAGGAAGGCATGTCCACTCCAACAAGTACCAAATCTAAAATGCAGAATAACGTGGAAAGTTCTCGGGAAAACTTTGCGAAAGCGAAAGAGAATGGTGCTCCCAGAACGATGCAGGATTATGTGCTGAATGAAAGAGATGCAATAGGAAGTTCAGAAATCAAAGCCAGCTTCCCTGGAGAGACATCTGATTGTAAAGAGGGCCGATCAAGTTCAACGTCTCAGGAATTCAGGAATAGTCCGTCCAATGTTTCTAATAAATCTGATCATTCTCATGATTTCTTACCTCAGAGTTTGGGCAAACATGTTCGTTTAAGACTTGATGTTCAATCGGAAGATAGAACTGGAAGCAGTTGCGGTGGTCAGATTATACCAAATGAGAATACtgtgatatttttcttccaTGGAGTAGGCGGGTCTAGTGATATGTGGAGGGCGCAGTTGGACTACTTTTCCGGTCTTGGATATGAGGTCGTTGTTCCTGATCTTGTCGGCCATGGCTTGAGCATGGCACCGGATGAGCCTGGTGCTTATGAGTTCAAAGAGATTATGTGGGATTTGGTTGCTGTTTTTGATAGGTACTTCAAGAAGCAGAATGTGATTATAGGACACTCTTATGG GTCTTGTTTTGCCACAGTGGTCTCCCGTATGAGGCCCCGGCGAGTGTCCAAGCTGGTGCTGATCAGCGGTGGGGGTCCCACTCCCCTCGCTCCACAACCTGGCATTTTCTCTCTTCCTGTCTGTATGCTTGAATGCATCAAACCTTTCTTAGTTTGTAGTTTTAGAAG GAACGCATTTACTGCCAAGAACAGGAACCAGATCACTGGCGAACAGGCCTTCGATATCCCAACATATGTATTCCGCTATATCATGCGTGGCCAGGATTGGTTGGATGGGGACGAGGTGTTTCACCGATTGCTGAATGTTGCAACACTGCTGGTCTATGGTGCCAAGGATCAACTGGTTAGCTTGGAGGATGAGCAGGACATGGAAAAG tgtatTGCCGGCTCTAAACTAGAGGTGGTCGAGGATGCAAGTCACATGGTCATGATAGAATCTCCCGACAAAGTCAACAGTCTCATTCATAACTTCTTGTTGGAGGACATTACTGTAGAAAACTACCAACTTGTTATGCACAGCCAACCAATAGTGTCTGCTCGAACTAGGAAGAGTTTGCCAGATTtaggaagtacagtagaacctcctttagcggacacctctctactaaggacaacctctctattaaggacactagttttggtcccaaattggttgttgccattcaatttgacctctcttatcaggacacctctcttttag
- the LOC135503614 gene encoding uncharacterized protein LOC135503614 isoform X2: protein MSNKALNVDALLNMSPIVQRTDTVAAAAQALLVSHLKSQKHVQKAIFPNHKKDKNEEYIAEQLDWFDFEYLCTIFLTNVVSKVRDNYKIYKMANGDKAEELLNEIYESSDWKKIGFALYTLLFPDICKDQKTSLTFKDFLEDDREKWASALSDKIQESHWIYAIMRGIVTGSYKVEDYSRDMNIIFLKLHLLDPKSVMPVYQFLRKALPDLHLQLVTTDYLQAPLEWTLLKDDVMAAINKPSTARDTSHISLVDNDEAYFGLDIIFFILTDAKPLDLYTGEQADNRRILSKDKSCQIL from the exons ATGAGCAACAAGGCGCTCAACGTGGATGCCTTGCTCAATATGAGCCCTATCGTCCAGCGGACGGACACTGTCGCAGCAGCGGCGCAGGCCCTCTTGGTCTCTCATCTCAAGAGCCAGAAACATGTTCAAAAGGCAATATTTCCTAATCACAAAAAGGATAAGAATGAGGAGTACATCGCGGAACAATTAGATTGGTTTGACTTTGAGTATTTGTGTACGATATTTCTGACGAATGTGGTGTCGAAAGTTAGGGATAACTATAAGATATATAAGATGGCAAACGGGGACAAGGCCGAGGAACTCTTGAATGAGATATATGAAAGTTCTGACTGGAAGAAGATAG GGTTTGCATTGTATACACTGCTGTTCCCAGACATCTGCAAGGATCAGAAGACTTCACTGACTTTCAAAGATTTTCTTGAAGACGACAG GGAAAAATGGGCTTCAGCACTTTCTGACAAAATTCAAGAGAGTCACTGGATTTATGCTATAATGCGAGGCATTGTGACAGGCAGCTACAAGGTGGAGGATTATAGTCGAGATATGAACATTATATTTTTAAAACTTCATCTTCTGGATCCAAAGTCAGTGATGCCTGTGTACCAGTTTCTCAGAAAAG ctcTTCCAGATCTTCATTTACAGCTCGTAACCACCGACTATCTGCAAGCGCCGTTAGAATGGACGTTGCTGaaagatgacgtcatggcaGCAATCAACAAGCCTTCAACAGCAAGGGACACTTCTCACATTAGCCTCGTGGACAATGACGAGGCCTACTTTGGACTAGAcataatatttttcattttgaccgATGCAAAACCGCTGGATTTATATACTGGAGAGCAAGCCGATAATCGGAGGATTTTGAGTAAAGATAAATCATGCCAGATATTGTGA
- the LOC135503614 gene encoding uncharacterized protein LOC135503614 isoform X1 translates to MFTSVVVTICKLLIGIFRTLQHLRRTVNYFMEKWVNFLTEEGGPLQGLTMSNKALNVDALLNMSPIVQRTDTVAAAAQALLVSHLKSQKHVQKAIFPNHKKDKNEEYIAEQLDWFDFEYLCTIFLTNVVSKVRDNYKIYKMANGDKAEELLNEIYESSDWKKIGFALYTLLFPDICKDQKTSLTFKDFLEDDREKWASALSDKIQESHWIYAIMRGIVTGSYKVEDYSRDMNIIFLKLHLLDPKSVMPVYQFLRKALPDLHLQLVTTDYLQAPLEWTLLKDDVMAAINKPSTARDTSHISLVDNDEAYFGLDIIFFILTDAKPLDLYTGEQADNRRILSKDKSCQIL, encoded by the exons ATGTTTACCTCAGTGGTGGTGACAATTTGTAAACTTCTTATTGGAATATTTAGAACTTTACAACATTTGCGCAGGACTGTGAACTACTTCATGGAAAAATGG GTAAACTTTCTTACCGAAGAAGGTGGGCCACTCCAAGGACTAACCATGAGCAACAAGGCGCTCAACGTGGATGCCTTGCTCAATATGAGCCCTATCGTCCAGCGGACGGACACTGTCGCAGCAGCGGCGCAGGCCCTCTTGGTCTCTCATCTCAAGAGCCAGAAACATGTTCAAAAGGCAATATTTCCTAATCACAAAAAGGATAAGAATGAGGAGTACATCGCGGAACAATTAGATTGGTTTGACTTTGAGTATTTGTGTACGATATTTCTGACGAATGTGGTGTCGAAAGTTAGGGATAACTATAAGATATATAAGATGGCAAACGGGGACAAGGCCGAGGAACTCTTGAATGAGATATATGAAAGTTCTGACTGGAAGAAGATAG GGTTTGCATTGTATACACTGCTGTTCCCAGACATCTGCAAGGATCAGAAGACTTCACTGACTTTCAAAGATTTTCTTGAAGACGACAG GGAAAAATGGGCTTCAGCACTTTCTGACAAAATTCAAGAGAGTCACTGGATTTATGCTATAATGCGAGGCATTGTGACAGGCAGCTACAAGGTGGAGGATTATAGTCGAGATATGAACATTATATTTTTAAAACTTCATCTTCTGGATCCAAAGTCAGTGATGCCTGTGTACCAGTTTCTCAGAAAAG ctcTTCCAGATCTTCATTTACAGCTCGTAACCACCGACTATCTGCAAGCGCCGTTAGAATGGACGTTGCTGaaagatgacgtcatggcaGCAATCAACAAGCCTTCAACAGCAAGGGACACTTCTCACATTAGCCTCGTGGACAATGACGAGGCCTACTTTGGACTAGAcataatatttttcattttgaccgATGCAAAACCGCTGGATTTATATACTGGAGAGCAAGCCGATAATCGGAGGATTTTGAGTAAAGATAAATCATGCCAGATATTGTGA